One genomic segment of Protaetiibacter intestinalis includes these proteins:
- a CDS encoding homoserine dehydrogenase: MIEYRNLRIAILGAGSVGAQVAALLLEHGEELAGRVGAGLEVVGIAVRDLDAPRTAELPRELFTTDARSLILGADIVIEVMGGIEPAREYIELALTSGADVITANKALLATHGPELFAIAEQVGAQLYYEAAVGGAIPIIRPLRDSLAGDRVRRILGIVNGTTNYILDRMDRQGDSLESALAVATELGYAEADPTADIEGYDAAQKASILASLAFHTIVPVDEVHREGITGITHEQVRSAQRSGYVIKLLAVCERLTDPETGVDGVSARVHPALVPASHPLAAVHGANNAVFVEAEAAGDLMFYGAGAGGVQTASAVLGDLVSAARRHVVGGPGVAESTQADLPILPISSVVTRYQITLSVYDRPGVLAQIATLFSEHGVSVEAVQQSVPAPVSGGPGDEPGGATLVIGTHRATEAALADTVAALADSPVVERVESVLRVEGL; encoded by the coding sequence ATGATCGAATACCGCAACCTCCGCATCGCCATCCTCGGCGCAGGCTCCGTCGGAGCCCAGGTCGCCGCCCTCCTGCTCGAACACGGCGAGGAGCTCGCCGGTCGTGTCGGCGCCGGCCTCGAGGTGGTCGGCATCGCCGTGCGCGACCTCGACGCGCCGCGCACGGCCGAGCTGCCGCGCGAGCTGTTCACGACGGATGCGCGCTCGCTCATCCTGGGCGCCGACATCGTCATCGAGGTGATGGGCGGCATCGAGCCCGCCCGCGAGTACATCGAGCTCGCCCTCACCTCGGGTGCCGACGTCATCACCGCGAACAAGGCGCTGCTGGCGACCCACGGCCCCGAGCTCTTCGCGATCGCCGAGCAGGTGGGCGCCCAGCTGTACTACGAGGCCGCGGTCGGCGGCGCGATCCCCATCATCCGCCCGCTGCGCGACAGCCTCGCGGGCGACCGGGTGCGGCGCATCCTCGGCATCGTCAACGGCACGACGAACTACATCCTCGACCGCATGGACCGCCAGGGCGACAGCCTCGAGTCGGCCCTCGCCGTGGCCACCGAGCTCGGCTACGCCGAGGCGGACCCCACGGCCGACATCGAGGGCTACGACGCCGCGCAGAAGGCGTCGATCCTCGCGAGCCTCGCCTTCCACACGATCGTGCCCGTCGACGAGGTGCACCGCGAGGGCATCACGGGCATCACCCACGAGCAGGTGCGCTCGGCGCAGCGCTCGGGCTACGTCATCAAGCTGCTCGCCGTGTGCGAGCGGCTCACCGACCCGGAGACGGGCGTCGACGGCGTGAGCGCCCGCGTGCACCCCGCGCTCGTGCCGGCGAGCCACCCGCTCGCCGCCGTGCACGGCGCCAACAACGCCGTGTTCGTCGAGGCGGAGGCCGCCGGCGACCTCATGTTCTACGGCGCGGGCGCGGGCGGTGTCCAGACCGCATCCGCCGTGCTCGGCGACCTCGTGTCCGCGGCGCGCCGCCACGTCGTCGGCGGCCCGGGCGTCGCGGAGTCGACACAGGCCGACCTGCCGATCCTGCCGATCAGCTCCGTCGTCACGCGCTACCAGATCACCCTCAGCGTGTACGACCGCCCGGGCGTGCTCGCCCAGATCGCGACCCTGTTCAGCGAGCACGGCGTCTCGGTCGAGGCGGTGCAGCAGAGCGTCCCCGCCCCCGTCTCCGGCGGTCCGGGCGACGAGCCCGGCGGCGCTACGCTGGTGATCGGCACGCACCGGGCCACCGAGGCCGCCCTCGCGGACACGGTCGCCGCCCTCGCCGACAGCCCCGTCGTCGAGCGCGTCGAGAGCGTGCTGCGGGTCGAGGGCCTGTAG
- the thrC gene encoding threonine synthase, with product MAHQWRGVLREYADRLDVSEATPVITLGEGGTPLIPAAALSARTGAKVWVKFEGMNPTGSFKDRGMTMAVSKAVEHGAKAIICASTGNTSASAAAYATHAGITAAVLVPEGKIAMGKLAQAIAHGAELLQVRGNFDDCLDIARDLAANYPVHLVNSVNNDRIEGQKTAAFEVVEVLGDAPDFHFIPVGNAGNYTAYTRGYKEEAERGVTTKRPRMFGFQAEGSAPIVRGEIVRNPETIASAIRIGNPASWELALTARDETDGYFGAISDAKILEAHRILSSEVGIFVEPGSAASVAGLLDRAEAGAIPKDATIVLTVTGHGLKDPQWALKTADGSDVQPTSVGVDVAEIAGVLGLAQGAA from the coding sequence ATGGCACACCAGTGGCGCGGCGTCCTCCGCGAGTACGCGGACCGACTCGACGTCTCCGAGGCGACCCCCGTCATCACCCTCGGCGAGGGAGGCACCCCGCTCATCCCCGCCGCCGCGCTGTCGGCGCGCACGGGCGCGAAGGTGTGGGTCAAGTTCGAGGGCATGAACCCCACCGGCTCGTTCAAGGACCGTGGCATGACGATGGCCGTCTCGAAGGCCGTCGAGCACGGCGCGAAGGCGATCATCTGCGCCTCGACCGGCAACACCTCGGCCTCGGCGGCCGCCTACGCGACCCACGCGGGCATCACCGCGGCCGTGCTCGTGCCGGAGGGCAAGATCGCCATGGGCAAGCTCGCCCAGGCGATCGCCCACGGCGCCGAGCTGCTGCAGGTGCGCGGCAACTTCGACGACTGTCTCGACATCGCGCGCGACCTCGCCGCCAACTACCCCGTCCACCTCGTGAACTCGGTCAACAACGACCGCATCGAGGGGCAGAAGACGGCGGCCTTCGAGGTCGTCGAGGTGCTCGGCGACGCCCCCGACTTCCACTTCATCCCGGTCGGCAACGCCGGCAACTACACCGCCTACACGCGGGGCTACAAGGAGGAGGCCGAGCGCGGCGTCACGACGAAGCGCCCGCGGATGTTCGGCTTCCAGGCGGAGGGATCGGCCCCCATCGTGCGGGGCGAGATCGTGCGCAACCCGGAGACCATCGCCTCCGCGATCCGCATCGGCAACCCCGCCTCCTGGGAGCTCGCGCTCACCGCGCGCGACGAGACCGACGGCTACTTCGGGGCGATCAGCGACGCCAAGATCCTCGAGGCGCACCGCATCCTCTCGAGCGAGGTCGGCATCTTCGTCGAGCCGGGTTCGGCCGCGAGCGTCGCGGGTCTGCTCGACCGCGCGGAGGCCGGTGCGATCCCGAAGGATGCGACGATCGTGCTGACGGTCACCGGCCACGGCCTCAAGGACCCGCAGTGGGCGCTCAAGACGGCCGACGGATCCGACGTGCAGCCGACGAGCGTCGGTGTCGACGTCGCCGAGATCGCCGGCGTGCTGGGCCTCGCGCAGGGCGCTGCATGA
- the thrB gene encoding homoserine kinase, giving the protein MSLLGRAVTVRVPATTANLGPGFDTLGMALAVYDELQVTVREQPGATVQVIGVGEGEVPTDESNLVVRSIAHTFAAVGQELPGLELVAHNAIPHGRGMGSSGAAIVSGIMAAKGLLEGVVEFDEELLLKLATELEGHPDNVAPALFGGLTITWVTPEGPRFKKLMVHRGVSPLVAVPVELTMSTALARSLQPESVPHEDAIFNVSRSALLIAALVQSPELLLAATEDKLHQNYRASAMPQTHALIQMLRAEGLAAVVSGAGPSILVLGSDPSQRLRAAELIAEHAESEWDCRMLAVDFRGATVVLHSDDAAA; this is encoded by the coding sequence ATGAGCCTCCTCGGGCGCGCCGTGACGGTGCGGGTTCCCGCGACGACGGCGAACCTCGGACCGGGGTTCGACACCCTCGGCATGGCGCTCGCCGTCTACGACGAGCTGCAGGTGACGGTGCGCGAGCAGCCGGGCGCGACCGTGCAGGTCATCGGGGTCGGCGAGGGCGAGGTGCCCACCGACGAGAGCAACCTCGTGGTGCGCTCGATCGCGCACACCTTCGCCGCGGTGGGCCAGGAGCTGCCGGGCCTCGAGCTCGTCGCCCACAACGCCATCCCGCACGGCCGGGGGATGGGATCCTCCGGTGCCGCGATCGTCTCGGGGATCATGGCGGCCAAGGGGCTGCTCGAGGGCGTCGTCGAGTTCGACGAGGAGCTCCTGCTGAAGCTCGCGACCGAGCTCGAGGGGCACCCCGACAACGTCGCCCCGGCGCTGTTCGGCGGGCTCACGATCACCTGGGTCACCCCCGAGGGGCCACGCTTCAAGAAGCTCATGGTGCACCGCGGGGTGAGCCCTCTCGTCGCCGTGCCGGTCGAGCTCACGATGTCGACGGCGCTCGCCCGCAGCCTGCAGCCCGAGTCGGTGCCGCACGAGGACGCCATCTTCAACGTCTCGCGCTCCGCGCTGCTCATCGCGGCGCTCGTCCAGAGCCCGGAGCTGCTGCTCGCCGCGACCGAGGACAAGCTGCACCAGAACTACCGGGCGAGCGCGATGCCGCAGACCCACGCCCTCATCCAGATGCTCCGCGCCGAGGGCCTCGCGGCCGTCGTCTCCGGGGCCGGTCCCTCGATCCTGGTGCTCGGCAGCGACCCCTCGCAGCGGCTGCGCGCGGCGGAGCTCATCGCCGAGCACGCCGAGTCGGAGTGGGACTGCCGGATGCTCGCCGTCGACTTCCGGGGTGCTACAGTGGTGCTGCACTCGGACGACGCCGCGGCGTAA
- the rho gene encoding transcription termination factor Rho, with product MPPTREVLCPGRKDDPVVTDTTIPADGAGNRAALSRLRLAELQALAAARGITGVSQMRKGDLVTTLSDLSETEGAPVEDAPAEAPVEETPAPEEGATSEEAAPAEEAPVSEEQAPVEEPAAEEPAAEAPVAPARRGSRRASAASADAAAIAAVLPTVTATEQPRRSAAQHAAQAELGLELDKLIPAAEAEGEAEGEAQPSRRSRNRRGGRGQGAQNQGQQGQNQGGSAAEGDAEQPAEKSQGGQQGQNQGGQEGDGRGRGRYRDRKRGGRGGVVDELDPEISDDDVLIPIAGILDVLDNYAFVRTTGYLPGPSDVYVSLGQVKKYNLRKGDAVVGAIRQPRDGEQGSGRQKYNAIVKIDSVNGQTVDEAADRVDFGKLTPIYPNERLRLETSPEKLSTRIIDLIAPIGKGQRGLIVAPPKAGKTLILQAIAKAIAVNNPEVHIMVVLVDERPEEVTDMQRSVKGEVIASTFDRPAEDHTTVAELAIERAKRLVELGNDVVVLLDSITRLGRAYNLASPASGRILSGGVDASALYPPKRFFGAARNIEGGGSLTILATALVETGSKMDEVIFEEFKGTGNMELRLSRALADKRIFPAVDIYASSTRREEELLSADEVKITWRLRRALAGLELQQQLEVVLSKLKETGSNTEFLVQIQQSLPAGGGNGNGGAAHHKG from the coding sequence ATGCCCCCCACCCGGGAAGTTCTGTGCCCGGGTCGAAAGGACGATCCAGTCGTGACCGACACCACCATCCCCGCCGATGGCGCGGGGAACCGCGCCGCGCTGAGCCGGCTGCGGCTCGCGGAGCTCCAGGCTCTCGCCGCCGCACGCGGCATCACCGGCGTTTCCCAGATGCGAAAAGGAGATCTCGTGACCACTCTCTCCGACCTTTCCGAGACCGAGGGCGCACCCGTCGAGGACGCCCCCGCGGAGGCACCCGTCGAGGAGACCCCCGCACCCGAGGAGGGTGCGACGAGCGAGGAGGCAGCCCCCGCCGAGGAGGCGCCGGTCTCCGAGGAGCAGGCGCCCGTCGAGGAGCCCGCCGCTGAGGAGCCGGCCGCTGAGGCGCCCGTCGCCCCCGCCCGCCGCGGCTCGCGTCGCGCGAGCGCCGCCTCCGCCGACGCCGCGGCGATCGCCGCCGTCCTGCCGACCGTGACCGCGACGGAGCAGCCGCGCCGCAGCGCCGCCCAGCACGCCGCCCAGGCCGAGCTCGGACTCGAGCTCGACAAGCTCATCCCGGCCGCCGAGGCCGAGGGTGAGGCCGAGGGCGAGGCCCAGCCGAGCCGTCGCAGCCGCAACCGCCGCGGAGGCCGCGGGCAGGGCGCCCAGAACCAGGGTCAGCAGGGCCAGAACCAGGGCGGCTCCGCCGCCGAGGGCGACGCCGAGCAGCCCGCCGAGAAGTCGCAGGGCGGCCAGCAGGGCCAGAACCAGGGCGGCCAGGAGGGCGACGGTCGGGGCCGAGGCCGCTACCGCGACCGCAAGCGCGGGGGCCGCGGCGGGGTCGTCGACGAGCTCGACCCGGAGATCTCCGACGACGACGTGCTCATCCCGATCGCCGGCATCCTCGACGTGCTCGACAACTACGCCTTCGTGCGCACCACCGGCTACCTCCCCGGCCCGAGCGACGTCTACGTCTCGCTCGGCCAGGTGAAGAAGTACAACCTGCGCAAGGGCGACGCCGTGGTCGGCGCCATCCGCCAGCCGCGCGACGGCGAGCAGGGCAGCGGTCGCCAGAAGTACAACGCGATCGTGAAGATCGACTCCGTCAACGGCCAGACCGTCGACGAGGCCGCGGACCGCGTCGACTTCGGCAAGCTCACCCCGATCTACCCGAACGAGCGCCTGCGCCTCGAGACGAGCCCTGAGAAGCTCTCGACGCGCATCATCGACCTCATCGCGCCGATCGGCAAGGGCCAGCGCGGCCTCATCGTCGCGCCCCCGAAGGCGGGCAAGACGCTCATCCTGCAGGCCATCGCCAAGGCCATCGCGGTCAACAACCCCGAGGTCCACATCATGGTGGTGCTCGTGGACGAGCGGCCCGAAGAGGTCACCGACATGCAGCGCTCGGTGAAGGGCGAGGTCATCGCCTCGACCTTCGACCGTCCCGCCGAGGACCACACCACGGTCGCGGAGCTCGCGATCGAGCGCGCGAAGCGCCTCGTCGAGCTCGGCAACGACGTCGTCGTGCTGCTCGACTCGATCACCCGCCTCGGCCGCGCCTACAACCTGGCCTCGCCGGCCTCCGGGCGCATCCTCTCCGGCGGCGTCGACGCCTCGGCCCTCTACCCGCCGAAGCGCTTCTTCGGCGCGGCGCGCAACATCGAGGGCGGCGGTTCGCTGACCATCCTCGCGACGGCGCTCGTCGAGACCGGCTCCAAGATGGACGAGGTCATCTTCGAGGAGTTCAAGGGCACCGGCAACATGGAGCTGCGGCTCTCGCGCGCCCTCGCCGACAAGCGCATCTTCCCGGCGGTCGACATCTACGCCTCGAGCACCCGCCGCGAGGAGGAGCTGCTCTCGGCCGACGAGGTCAAGATCACCTGGCGTCTGCGTCGCGCGCTCGCCGGACTCGAACTGCAGCAGCAGCTCGAGGTCGTGTTGTCCAAGCTCAAGGAGACCGGTTCCAACACCGAGTTCCTCGTGCAGATCCAGCAGTCGCTCCCCGCGGGCGGCGGCAACGGCAACGGCGGCGCGGCCCACCACAAGGGCTGA
- the prfA gene encoding peptide chain release factor 1 — MFDSVQSLLAEHEQLQQQLADPAIHADAARAKKVNRRYAELSQIAHAHEQWQQAESDLEAARELAREDEAFAEEVPSLEEGLQAAQEKLRRLLIPRDPDDGRDVIMEIKGGEGGEESALFAADLLRMYLHYAESRGWKTELLERTESDLGGYKDVQVAIKSNATDPAEGVWASLKYEGGVHRVQRVPATESQGRIHTSTTGVLVFPEVDEPEEIHIDPNELKIDVFRSSGPGGQSVNTTDSAVRITHLPTGIVVSMQNEKSQLQNREAGMRVLRARLLAKQQEELAAVASDARRSQIRSMDRSERIRTYNFPENRIADHRTGYKAYNLDQVMNGALGPVIESCIQLDEEARLAALGTADD, encoded by the coding sequence GTGTTCGATTCGGTCCAGTCGCTGCTGGCCGAGCACGAACAGCTCCAGCAGCAGCTCGCGGATCCCGCGATCCACGCGGATGCGGCGCGCGCCAAGAAGGTCAACCGGCGTTACGCCGAGCTGAGTCAGATCGCGCACGCCCACGAGCAGTGGCAGCAGGCCGAGTCCGACCTCGAGGCGGCGCGCGAGCTCGCCCGCGAGGACGAGGCGTTCGCCGAGGAGGTGCCCTCGCTCGAGGAGGGTCTCCAGGCTGCCCAGGAGAAGCTGCGGCGGCTGCTGATCCCGCGCGACCCGGACGACGGGCGTGACGTGATCATGGAGATCAAGGGCGGCGAGGGCGGCGAGGAGTCGGCGCTGTTCGCGGCCGACCTGCTGCGCATGTACCTGCACTACGCCGAGTCGCGCGGCTGGAAGACCGAGCTGCTCGAGCGCACCGAGTCCGACCTCGGCGGCTACAAGGACGTGCAGGTCGCGATCAAGTCGAACGCCACCGACCCCGCCGAGGGCGTCTGGGCGAGCCTCAAGTACGAGGGCGGCGTGCACCGCGTGCAGCGGGTGCCGGCCACCGAGTCGCAGGGCCGCATCCACACCTCGACGACGGGCGTGCTCGTCTTCCCCGAGGTGGACGAGCCGGAGGAGATCCACATCGACCCGAACGAGTTGAAGATCGACGTCTTCCGCTCCTCGGGCCCCGGCGGCCAGTCCGTCAACACGACCGACTCCGCGGTGCGCATCACCCACCTCCCCACCGGGATCGTGGTGTCGATGCAGAACGAGAAATCGCAGCTGCAGAACCGCGAGGCGGGCATGCGCGTGCTGCGCGCGCGGCTGCTCGCCAAGCAGCAGGAGGAGCTCGCGGCGGTCGCCTCGGACGCCCGCAGGAGCCAGATCCGCTCGATGGACCGCTCCGAGCGCATCCGCACCTACAACTTCCCCGAGAACCGCATCGCCGACCACCGCACCGGCTACAAGGCCTACAACCTCGACCAGGTGATGAACGGCGCCCTCGGCCCCGTCATCGAGTCGTGCATCCAGCTGGACGAGGAGGCGCGCCTCGCGGCCCTCGGCACCGCCGACGACTGA
- the prmC gene encoding peptide chain release factor N(5)-glutamine methyltransferase — MAPTVAELRAHGIRVLESARVPTPEADAELLLAHVLGLTRGQVQAKAVTGGVVGADERLAFVEALERRAAREPLQHITGVAPFRSLELAVGPGVFVPRPETEFVAQLAIDALQATAVPQPVAVDLGTGSGAIALALATEVPHARVTAVENSPRAFIWAKQNARTVDADNLRLVFADLADAVPELDGTVDVVVSNPPYIPDDAIPRDPEVRLHDPAVALYGGPDGLDIVRALSQRALRLLREGGALVIEHGELQGAELRALLEADGWRATATHRDLLGRDRATTAARGPRT, encoded by the coding sequence ATGGCTCCGACCGTCGCCGAGCTGCGCGCCCACGGCATCCGCGTGCTCGAGTCCGCGCGCGTGCCGACGCCCGAGGCGGATGCCGAGCTGCTGCTCGCGCACGTGCTCGGCCTCACGCGCGGCCAGGTGCAGGCGAAGGCCGTCACGGGCGGCGTGGTCGGGGCGGACGAGCGGCTCGCCTTCGTCGAGGCGCTCGAACGTCGCGCCGCGCGGGAGCCGCTGCAGCACATCACGGGGGTCGCCCCGTTCCGCTCGCTCGAGCTCGCGGTGGGACCCGGGGTCTTCGTGCCGCGGCCCGAGACCGAGTTCGTGGCGCAGCTCGCGATCGACGCGCTGCAGGCGACGGCCGTGCCCCAGCCCGTCGCCGTCGACCTCGGGACGGGCTCCGGGGCCATCGCCCTCGCCCTCGCGACCGAGGTGCCGCACGCCCGGGTCACCGCGGTCGAGAACTCGCCGCGCGCCTTCATCTGGGCCAAGCAGAACGCCCGCACGGTCGACGCGGACAACCTGCGGCTCGTCTTCGCCGACCTCGCCGATGCGGTCCCCGAGCTCGACGGCACGGTCGACGTGGTCGTGTCGAACCCGCCGTACATCCCCGACGACGCGATCCCGCGCGACCCGGAGGTGCGGCTGCACGACCCCGCCGTCGCGCTCTACGGCGGCCCCGACGGGCTCGACATCGTGCGGGCGCTCTCCCAGCGCGCCCTCCGGCTGCTGCGCGAGGGGGGAGCCCTCGTCATCGAGCACGGCGAGCTCCAGGGCGCGGAGCTGCGGGCGCTGCTCGAGGCGGACGGCTGGCGGGCCACGGCGACCCATCGCGACCTGCTCGGACGCGACCGCGCGACGACCGCCGCACGCGGCCCGCGAACCTAG
- a CDS encoding L-threonylcarbamoyladenylate synthase: MAIYDTGVPDQLLTGMRLARGAIGRGELVVIPTDTVYGLAADAFSAEAVQRLLDAKGRDRSAPPPVLVPGVATLDALADPVPEEVRRLVEEFWPGGLTVILRARAMLDWDLGDTRGTVALRMPSDPIALELLAETGPLAVSSANRTGEPAALTAAEAERMLGDAVAVYLDAGAAGAGYPDAPAHSGSTIVDATNLEHPEGRLRIVRHGVIPDEEIVRVVGAERCA, translated from the coding sequence ATGGCGATCTACGACACGGGCGTCCCCGACCAGCTGCTGACGGGCATGCGCCTCGCCCGCGGCGCCATCGGGCGCGGCGAGCTCGTCGTGATCCCCACCGACACCGTCTACGGCCTCGCCGCCGACGCCTTCTCGGCCGAGGCCGTGCAGCGCCTGCTCGACGCGAAGGGCCGCGACCGCAGCGCGCCGCCGCCCGTGCTCGTGCCCGGCGTCGCGACCCTCGACGCGCTCGCGGACCCCGTGCCCGAGGAGGTGCGTCGCCTCGTCGAGGAGTTCTGGCCGGGTGGGCTCACCGTCATCCTGCGCGCCCGCGCGATGCTCGACTGGGACCTCGGCGACACCCGCGGCACCGTCGCGCTGCGCATGCCCTCCGACCCGATCGCGCTCGAACTGCTCGCCGAGACGGGCCCGCTCGCCGTCTCGAGCGCCAACCGCACGGGGGAGCCCGCCGCGCTCACGGCCGCGGAGGCCGAGCGGATGCTGGGCGACGCCGTCGCGGTGTACCTCGACGCGGGGGCGGCCGGTGCGGGGTACCCCGACGCCCCGGCGCACTCCGGGTCGACCATCGTCGACGCCACGAACCTCGAGCATCCCGAGGGCCGCCTCCGCATTGTGCGTCACGGCGTGATCCCCGACGAGGAGATCGTGCGCGTCGTGGGGGCCGAGCGATGCGCGTGA
- a CDS encoding MraY family glycosyltransferase — protein MRVIAFVAAAGIAAIVSFALSMVIWKLSTRYRLYPKIRERDVHTRPTPRLGGVAMFLGVVIALGIGSFLPSLALAYSQPMHVWGLIGAALMIVLIGVADDIWDLDWFTKLAGQMLAAALLAWSGIQFLSFPLPGVVVNLASWQSLVITVISIVLVMNAINFIDGLDGLVAGVAIIANGVFSVYVFMLSTGQQSDYFSLAQLISAVLIGACLGFLPLNWHPARLFMGDAGSMLVGLMMAASTISVTGQVDATSVEETVGSARQLVPALIPLLLPFTILIVPLLDFGLAIIRRLRAGKSPFSADRKHLHHRLLDMGHSHLHAVLILYGWTGAASIGLLLFLFIDTWWAALATALGLLACTIVTLAPLSRRKAAEAAAQSADPALDDADVARFDPLDAAATDGEAPSEDEVREVLTRLHEREDS, from the coding sequence ATGCGCGTGATCGCCTTCGTCGCGGCGGCGGGCATCGCCGCGATCGTCTCGTTCGCCCTCTCGATGGTCATCTGGAAGCTCTCCACGCGCTACCGGCTGTACCCGAAGATCCGCGAGCGCGACGTGCACACCCGCCCCACCCCGCGGCTCGGCGGCGTCGCGATGTTCCTCGGTGTCGTGATCGCCCTCGGCATCGGATCGTTCCTGCCCTCGCTCGCCCTCGCCTACTCGCAGCCCATGCACGTGTGGGGGCTCATCGGCGCGGCTCTCATGATCGTGCTCATCGGGGTCGCCGACGACATCTGGGACCTCGACTGGTTCACCAAGCTCGCCGGGCAGATGCTCGCCGCGGCGCTGCTGGCCTGGTCGGGCATCCAGTTCCTGTCGTTCCCGCTGCCCGGCGTCGTCGTGAACCTCGCCTCGTGGCAGTCGCTCGTCATCACGGTCATCTCGATCGTGCTCGTGATGAACGCGATCAACTTCATCGACGGCCTCGACGGCCTCGTCGCGGGCGTCGCGATCATCGCCAACGGCGTGTTCTCCGTGTACGTCTTCATGCTCTCCACCGGGCAGCAGAGCGACTACTTCAGCCTCGCGCAGCTCATCTCCGCCGTGCTCATCGGTGCCTGCCTCGGCTTCCTACCGCTCAACTGGCATCCCGCGCGGCTGTTCATGGGGGATGCGGGGTCGATGCTCGTCGGGCTCATGATGGCCGCCTCGACGATCTCGGTCACCGGCCAGGTCGACGCCACCTCCGTCGAGGAGACGGTCGGCAGCGCCCGTCAGCTCGTGCCGGCGCTCATCCCGCTGCTCCTGCCGTTCACGATCCTCATCGTGCCGCTGCTCGACTTCGGGCTCGCGATCATCCGGCGTCTGCGGGCCGGCAAGTCGCCGTTCAGCGCCGACCGCAAGCACCTGCACCACCGCCTGCTCGACATGGGGCACTCGCACCTGCATGCGGTGCTCATCCTCTACGGCTGGACGGGCGCCGCCTCGATCGGCCTGCTGCTGTTCCTCTTCATCGACACCTGGTGGGCGGCCCTCGCGACGGCGCTCGGCCTGCTCGCCTGCACGATCGTGACCCTCGCGCCGCTCAGCAGGCGCAAGGCCGCCGAGGCGGCCGCCCAGAGCGCCGACCCGGCGCTCGACGACGCGGACGTCGCGCGCTTCGACCCGCTCGACGCGGCGGCGACGGACGGCGAGGCGCCGAGCGAGGACGAGGTGCGCGAGGTGCTCACGCGGCTCCACGAGAGAGAGGACTCCTGA
- the atpB gene encoding F0F1 ATP synthase subunit A → MLLIRLLATAVIVLILWLGTRRLKLVPSRGQAALEFIIDFVRTGIVIGTLGEKEGKRFMPLLFTIFFLTLALNMTGTIPGLQIASTGLIGQALIMAVIAYVTFIYAGIRKHGLKFFKNATVLPGVPLVIAPVIAVLEALSTFIIRPITLTLRLTMNMVAGHMLLTLCFLATNFFFVTLLFGQGSAFGLIGIGTFAFGTAFVVLEIFVAGLQAYVFTILTAIYIQMALADEH, encoded by the coding sequence GTGCTGCTCATCCGTCTCCTCGCGACGGCCGTCATCGTGCTGATCCTGTGGCTCGGCACCCGGCGCCTCAAGCTCGTCCCGAGCCGCGGCCAGGCCGCCCTCGAGTTCATCATCGACTTCGTCCGCACGGGCATCGTCATCGGCACGCTGGGTGAGAAGGAGGGCAAGCGGTTCATGCCGCTGCTCTTCACGATCTTCTTCCTGACGCTCGCGCTCAACATGACGGGAACCATCCCGGGCCTGCAGATCGCGAGCACGGGCCTCATCGGCCAGGCGCTCATCATGGCGGTCATCGCCTACGTGACCTTCATCTACGCGGGCATCCGCAAGCACGGCCTCAAGTTCTTCAAGAACGCCACCGTGCTGCCGGGCGTGCCGCTCGTGATCGCACCGGTCATCGCGGTGCTCGAGGCGCTGTCGACCTTCATAATCCGCCCGATCACGCTCACCTTGCGTCTCACGATGAACATGGTCGCCGGCCACATGCTGCTGACCCTCTGCTTCCTCGCGACGAACTTCTTCTTCGTCACCCTGCTCTTCGGGCAGGGGAGCGCCTTCGGCCTCATCGGCATCGGCACCTTCGCCTTCGGCACGGCCTTCGTCGTGCTCGAGATCTTCGTCGCCGGACTGCAGGCCTACGTCTTCACCATTCTGACCGCCATCTACATCCAGATGGCGCTCGCCGACGAGCACTGA
- the atpE gene encoding F0F1 ATP synthase subunit C, with protein sequence MNIVGQLAPLAFGLAVIGSGIGVGLIVGKTIESVARQPELQGRLQTLMWIGIALTEALCFIAIGVAFIPFPAP encoded by the coding sequence ATGAACATCGTTGGACAGCTCGCCCCGCTGGCGTTCGGTCTCGCCGTCATCGGCTCCGGTATCGGCGTGGGCCTGATCGTCGGCAAGACGATCGAGTCGGTCGCCCGCCAGCCGGAGCTGCAGGGTCGACTCCAGACCCTCATGTGGATCGGTATCGCGCTCACCGAGGCCCTCTGCTTCATCGCGATCGGTGTCGCGTTCATCCCGTTCCCCGCGCCGTAA